ttcctcagcacatgCGGTGAGGTCGAGACGCGACTGGAAATGAAAATCGGAAAGGAGGCATAATGAGTCACGACTTGGCGGAGACCGATGTCcagtaatttaaatttaataacaGCCGGTGTTTGCGTTCGTCTTGTTTCAGGTCGCTCAATAAAATGGCACTCCTCGCCGTTTCCTGCGTGCTAACCttcgttcttctcgggtcaGTCCGAGGTCATACCTACCATCTTGGGGACTGCCCTAATGTCGAACCCAtgccaaattttgaaatgtccaAAGTGAGTACCTTTCTTTTGCAAATCATTTGTACCtgacaattttttggataaaaagCGCACTAAGGGGCTGtttaagtattacgtaacgcacttaggggggggggggttgagccagcgttacggtgctttacaaggggaggggggggtcaTGCCCAGCGTTACTTAACAAATCCGAGTCggggaaaaaaaatgtgcacaaaattgaaaatcggcCGCCCTTCCCGAGTGAGTCTTTCCgtaatgttttgaaaatggggggggggggggggtcaggccaGCGTTATATAATTCAGAATGTGGGTTGtagggctgcgttacgggtgcaTACAtggtaggagggggggggggggtaaaatcgggaaaaatcgttacgtaatacttgaacggtccctcagtcactttttcgaaatttcaggaAGCTCTACGAAAAActgggatttttatttttttaattacacATTTAATCCAAAACTTGTCCTTATCTCAGGACCAATGTGATTAAACCTATTTATACTTAGCAAGAATACTGGACAAATAACAGTGACGAGGCGCGTGTGAATGGTCGagtttcgatatttccccatttgctgctataataaagaatcgattatcaaggtgttcgttgcgaacacatactctttatcgatccttttccgtaggtttaaacggcagatcaatcgatatatcgcaaagcacgccacgccaacgTCTGACGATACGATTGACTGATACTCTCCGCAAACCTAGAGCAAATAAAACGTGCCCCGAAAGCGTCAGAGCAAACTGATTCATCCTGTAAATAATTTGGATGGAAGTTACTAGGCTTAGGAACCTTGAAAGATAAGCCCGGCTGACTCAGGATCCTCATTTAAATTCAGATCATCTTCCGCCAAGTAAAGCTGaataaaaaaagctctcattgAAAGAACTGAGCGagagtttttaaaattcactgctctgaaaactattttacatttttacataaAGCATAGAGTCTTAAGTATGGTaggaattatgatttttttttctttttcttttagagGGGAACAGAAATAAGGCGCTCTACCGAAGGGGGTTTTAGGAGACTCCACAAGCTTCTGAGAGACTCCGAGAAGCCCCAcggaaaatattggaaaatcGAAACCACTTTGTTGGAATTTCGAGTGAAAGTCTtatataatcaatttttttaaattttgtgtggGGTCTTCATTTTAGGAGCTGTGCTACAAAGATGGGTTAAGTGCGAAGAAGGGATTTTTGCGGCATATAAGTCCTTCTTTAATGAGCCGACCGATAATTTGCAATTATTTGTATGGTTTGCGTTAAATGCACTTCAGTTTCTTATTTTGCGTTTTCGTAAAGAATATTTTGGCCTCTATtgatttccctaatttttcaccAATCCTCTAGGATTCTTCATAAAgcacaattttctttttataaacgAGAGGTTCCATGCATAATTTACCAAATTTCGGATTGCAGaggaataaatttttttaaaaatttgactcatTCTGTGATTATTTTAGAACTCTTAAGGATTTTCTGATTATACTCAcgatttattaaaattatttgtctGTCTCATTAACTACGGAGTACGGAGTTACGCTttgtatttaattaatttaaatgtgGGAAAGAACATTTTTGTATGAGGTCTGATTAATCCTATGGGTAGTTATTCGAGAGCTATTGTAACATCAGGGGCTTAAAAACCCCTACAGTATGAATCTATCAATAGTAAAATTAGAATTGGAGAATGGACTTATTCTTAGTTTATGTTTAAATGTGATGTAAGGTAAGACTGCTACTCATTGTCCGACTGTTTGCAGAGCCTTGGAACAGCAAGATAGGCAACAAAACCTACACAACGAGCAATGAGTTTCCAagtcatttgaaggcgtttctcagGCGATATCATAAATGAGAACGCATCTTAGTGAGAGAGAGAGCAACGGGATGGTTACATCAAAAGGGTAAAATGAATGATAGAATGAAAATGTGTTTGGATCCAACAAATTTTTTAGGGcctttttttgtggaaaaaaacgCCAATACATGTTGAACCAAATAGGAGCTATGGCAAAATGAAGTTAGCGGTCGAAAAGAGTGATTTTTACAGCAGTAAGTTATCCGGTATTCTAATATGCAATGTTTCTAATAGGGCATGAAATCTTTGGATTTTAATGCAACTCCACATCTATTTTTGgcacaaaattaaattaagccACCCACAGTTCATTCTTAAAGACTTTTCATAGAGTTTTCCGAGCGGAAACCTCATAATTCGATCCCTCGATCCAACGTGTCAAAAACAATTCTACCTAAAATTTTGCTTCCACGGAGTAGGCTCTTAAATGGTCACACACATTAATGCGTGAGAGCATAGATGTGTGAATAActtcttcattaaaatttaaattcataaaTGTAATTATAATTTTGGAAACCATTAGTTTGGCTTGACTTAAAATAttactaaaataaaaataaagatcaATAATAAGTACAAAATATAAAGTCTACGACATTAAACTTGATAAATTTATTATTATATAATTTTTACCATTATCATAACAACTAAAGGAGGTTTccgaggaaaatttcacaattttttttccccgcgATATCCATCATTGAGAGTGACTTGTCCTTTACTAATTCATAAAATGTATGTTTCTAGTTCCTGGGAAAATGGTACGTCATCCAAAAAACTTCAACCGGCAGTCGTTGCGTCATTTACAACTTTACCAACACCAATGAGCCTGACCATTACCAAATCGAACAAATtagtgaacaccctgttttggGATTGGCCAGCGTAGACAACAACTACCACTACTCTGGCAAACTGTCCGTCAACGACCCTGATACGCCAGCAAAAATGACAGTTCGCTTCCCACTCAGTAAGTACAGTAaacgaaatgaagaaatgttttcaagaaaagatTATGACTTCATAATCATTAGGATCCTGGTTGAAATAGCAATATTGATAAAGAGGCCTGAAACAGACGTCACAACTAGCGAAACTTTTTAAGGATCCATGCAATAACGACACTTCTAAATATTTATTGACTTCTGTTACATTTGCGTAATGTAGGTACTCAAATTAAattaggaaaaagaaaaaaatgtgacactCGAAAGTTTAAGATGGAAGTCAAATGTCGCAGACGGGATAAGCAATGAAACTCGTGACGATATGAGCATGGagacaaatggactgcattttgcaatttggaactataaattctggctcatctgaaaaaacacttatgtgcatagggaaactaatggcacatactttgtttttaaaccgggccagaatttatagttccatattgcaaaatgcagtccaaatatcttAGACGTGACTACCACTTCCATGCAGGAGTTAGCGCCTTAATGCAACTATTCATGATcaagggatgtccgtgttgcgtgctcATAAAATGAAGGCTCCCTGAATTCCTTTAGGCCTTTACAAGATTAAAACAATGAATTCGTGTCTCCCTATATTGAATATCTGAGTATTACCGATGGTAATTTTGCAAGTCTGGTAGCAAACATGCAGGAGAAGGGAGCATCGAACGTTAGTTACCCGTCctatctttccttttttcttggttAAAAAGGTAACTTCTCTCTCGAAGTCTGCTCATGATATTTAGACTCCAGCATGCAATAGAAACTGATATTTCTTTCTTACTTCAGAAACAACGTGGATACCATTAGTTTTCGCATGAAGATAGGTGGTTTTATGGATGAGATTGATACATAAGTTCCTCATGGCGCACTAAGTTCATTCGCACTTACGAAAAACTCGTTgaggaaggaaaaatatttggatGTCTATTGCAGAATAcgaatgtaaacatttttcggaATTGATATGGCTTATGTGATATTTctataaattaataatttttttgccttATTATAGGTGTTGCTGGAAGCGCTGCATACACTGTTTTTTCAACTGATTATGATAAATACGGTGCCATTTTCACGTGCCAGAAGTTAGCCTTTGCCAACCGCTTATCAGCTACCATCTTGTCTCGAACCAAAACTCTCGACAAAATTTACGTTGATAAGGTAAGTaagcatggccggattcacctacttgccgcccatgggccgcctgtattttgccgctcccttctcattcgttttgaaactcgataaaaaccatcaaatgagcCTGTCAGCGGGGAGGGaagcataagacgcatttactcgtgttgaacacattttttgggaaagccctgtcaacactactagcaaaagttcacggaactttgcgcgaaagttaagttccgtaaacctatctctgtgtggacaaggccttccattcataagaacgaaaaaattatgaaagaacaaacataaatgtgcatcaatgattttaacttccgccgccgcgccgcgcagaccgcaccgtgtttggcgcaatgcgagaagtattcatgcattcttgtaggcgctatccgtttcacgctgaccgcaatgaccgcactgtgtttgatgcaatgcgtgaagtattcgtgcagtcttgtaggcgctaatatgtgttacatgccgatcgccgcgccgaggcttctccttttcatctcaagtcctcgttatcatttctctctaagtcgcgccgttccaggccatattgcgtgtttggtctctctcttaactcgacttattgaaggtgctgtctcttgtatcactaagagacgaaaaaattagaaattactctactttcaggaaatgagagattttgtcgccttttctcgtttgtaatattgtttttataaatccgatttttttttatacctacactttaaaaaattgcaaatttttgccgccccttagatttgccgccatgggccgcggcccatgtggccacccccttaatccggccctgtaagtAAGATGTTTAAACTTGCACTGATGCATACTTATAGAACTAACCTAGattgcaaaattaattttgcatgaatgAATGGTACTTACAATTAGTAGGATCTTTATGCGGAGGAGTCAAATGCCACTTATTCAACTCTTGGATAAAGATGCATGAGGAATTCCATGGGAACCCATTGGATTCCATAGGATGGGAAAATACACACCCATGggtgtcatttttctcaaattttgagatcgcaaatCTGTTGTCAGGGtactaaaaaattcacttaacaattttgaccaaaaaaaatcaacgtaataaaggcgtggttcttcaagaggaa
The genomic region above belongs to Bemisia tabaci chromosome 8, PGI_BMITA_v3 and contains:
- the LOC109038767 gene encoding apolipoprotein D produces the protein MLPSRSLNKMALLAVSCVLTFVLLGSVRGHTYHLGDCPNVEPMPNFEMSKFLGKWYVIQKTSTGSRCVIYNFTNTNEPDHYQIEQISEHPVLGLASVDNNYHYSGKLSVNDPDTPAKMTVRFPLSVAGSAAYTVFSTDYDKYGAIFTCQKLAFANRLSATILSRTKTLDKIYVDKIRSKLSAAGVNPYDLSVIDHSNCEKKDGVNININDETFSPSSIGGAVKKVGQKIGEGFDKGVEGAKKLYHSISDDSKDDDSKESRREELMKPTYNADAEWLP